In the Leptospira selangorensis genome, one interval contains:
- a CDS encoding DUF2225 domain-containing protein, which translates to MTATALAQGKKISFRNKEDTVCPICSEVHQRESMFQGGGRLIAGKLTQELRRLYEKNKKFGRVSPNDYVLNVCPRCLYTAFPKDWSSLDADELAKLRESAEVRRKNIESIMGPTDFYQERNLILGAASYLLAIECYQSRKVTVAPTPKKAVCAVRGAWYFDDVNTEFPGMGYDKIRDLLYQKSAGWYTDTMEIMQSGSEPVDAASYLLGPDTDKNWGFDGVIYLSAYLTMKFKEELASDAASKLNLLIRAKRTLSRLYGSGKASKSKPSVIIDMAKELYDEYNKIIEEMGGEK; encoded by the coding sequence ATGACAGCAACTGCATTAGCCCAAGGCAAAAAAATCTCGTTTCGTAACAAAGAAGATACGGTCTGCCCTATCTGTAGCGAGGTCCACCAAAGGGAAAGTATGTTCCAAGGGGGAGGAAGGCTAATTGCCGGCAAACTCACCCAGGAATTACGTCGCTTATACGAAAAAAACAAAAAATTCGGCAGAGTTTCCCCGAACGATTACGTTCTAAACGTTTGCCCACGTTGCCTTTATACCGCATTTCCTAAGGACTGGTCAAGCCTAGATGCGGACGAACTCGCAAAATTGAGAGAATCCGCAGAGGTCCGACGTAAAAACATAGAGTCCATTATGGGACCTACTGATTTTTACCAAGAAAGAAACCTGATCTTGGGAGCAGCATCTTACTTATTAGCGATTGAATGTTACCAGTCTAGAAAAGTGACAGTAGCTCCTACCCCTAAAAAAGCGGTCTGCGCGGTTCGAGGTGCCTGGTACTTCGATGATGTAAATACAGAGTTTCCAGGTATGGGTTACGATAAGATCCGGGACCTTCTCTACCAAAAATCGGCGGGCTGGTACACGGATACAATGGAAATCATGCAGTCCGGTTCTGAGCCGGTGGATGCTGCTTCTTACCTACTCGGACCTGATACTGACAAAAACTGGGGATTTGACGGAGTCATTTATCTTTCCGCTTATCTCACAATGAAGTTCAAGGAAGAACTTGCATCGGATGCTGCTTCTAAACTGAACCTTCTAATCCGTGCAAAAAGAACTCTTTCTAGATTATACGGTTCAGGTAAGGCGTCTAAGTCCAAACCTTCCGTGATCATTGATATGGCCAAAGAACTCTATGATGAATACAATAAGATCATAGAAGAAATGGGCGGAGAGAAATAA